Proteins encoded by one window of Lates calcarifer isolate ASB-BC8 linkage group LG7_1, TLL_Latcal_v3, whole genome shotgun sequence:
- the znf106b gene encoding LOW QUALITY PROTEIN: uncharacterized protein znf106b (The sequence of the model RefSeq protein was modified relative to this genomic sequence to represent the inferred CDS: deleted 1 base in 1 codon): protein MALIQTKREKMDETSAKNNGSYIPESSKSTGKRTYCILCRRSYAKHAEQEHMHSLSHHQQLETVLGKDSLHECHACKSFSRGIYQYAKHISTTQHEAKLKSLMSKNVKFPSMFKTLGTETISRILERNKKLKKEAKKVRGKKKKKLKQIAGQMRAEMIQGANQQTAVASRGLTLEISKQVHMRTLKQMQQIQQTGSNTAVVQNKENNVSRLQRPLHQRETALPNQSGKLSGLSGEPAGRTWHQGCVQDHYTESGQFIGVRGEHHRQYNTSTIDFTNDSYPHNFEYDYTGSSEPGPEGSHCFSNPASENKSDSATTVRDVDVSTMLRQIRRALGVREPCRADREARRQISQVGGGDTTQQASAATTSLQSSQVNTPATAAHSGVCPSSAAPAKPKHTISKVKKETTECSKKSSVVTGEGEFPEAFDSSTSLSQCAVNTTSTKPNPNITPRVRIAHKPNKTQGEPLIQGWFKSGVLPRKSGAKSWRDMYNDMKSKKQDNNTGMSRFGITLTNPQTDQESSSQLQDNEWPLSEGFHWESIPDSPSGPHMTVPPPPQDTTDTDSHRETQSDPQVQEPDTAQQVGGSSSSTVTATSVKTEPNLEDENGGLRDNSSAKKRKHNPVTDDGISDKGPSRKKKTKSNKDQNQMDQLLAVSLREDELSHSLQDLDKSLIQARNALQAAYTEVQRLMLLRQQFTAEVNSLRAKRIEILQGMQEGYLGASNTAEKAPTQQPRHSPLPSTSAFTTSSSQQTPATSSSPSSITQPLPTPLALPAVSVKNEICHPPTAGQTDTPHVPLNQPVPLFPSTLLPPLLLGPTHLAAPAATAVAASTSVNALLPPELCATQQVQEKKETLKGCVKEEARPVESDSAEETGRNLGKKQAKGRESAAEKSVPERDQKVSAAAPDDEDESDDSLEMMEPSNQEIIDIDESDNEDSPEPPQKSVRVEFSSASTQTFQKKEDDRQIPISLPVKNAETPAESVEDEEPSLGAFMNHSGPVHSLQVHDGLLYTCSGDNTARAYSLKNKECVAVFEGHTNKVNCLLVSTLPNMPARLYTGSSDQTIRCFSIKSKKCLEQISLPDRVLCLHIAWNTLYVGLANGSVASYDLKTLKQLDMLDCHGPRGVSCLGTAQEGARRVLLVGSYDSTISVRDAKSGLLLRSLEGHTKTVLCMKVVNDLVFSGSSDTSVHAHNIHTGELVRIYKGHGHAVTAIVILGKVMVTACLDKLVRVYELQSHDRLQVYGGHSDMVMCMAVHKSVIYTGCYDGSVQAVKLNLMKNCRCWWQNCSLIFGMAEHLVQHLTRDHSNPNLQAVRCRWRGCNTFFATQESVRQNLPEHMQSHVENNSKLQP, encoded by the exons ATGGCACTGATTCAAACCAAACGGGAAAAGATGGATGAAACCTCTGCAAAGAACAACGGCAGCTACATCCCAGAATCCTCCAAGAGCACGGGCAAACGTACCTACTGTATTTTGTGTCGCAGGTCATATGCAAAACAT GCAGAACAGGAGCATATGCACAGTCTGTCACACCACCAACAGCTGGAGACAGTGCTGGGCAA GGATTCACTTCATGAATGCCATGCGTGTAAGTCATTCTCCAGGGGTATATATCAGTATGCCAAGCACATCTCCACCACTCAGCATGAAGCAAAGTTGAAGAGCTTGATGTCAAAAAACGTGAAGTTCCCATCTATGTTTAAGACTCTGGGCACAGAGACCATCAGCCGAATCCTGGAGAGAAACAAGAAACTAAAGAAGGAGGC GAAGAAAGtaaggggaaagaaaaaaaagaaattgaagCAGATAGCTGGTCAGATGCGTGCAGAAATGATACAGGGAGCCAATCAACAAACCGCAGTGGCATCCAGAGGACTGACGCTGGAAATATCCAAACAAGTGCACATGAGGACATTGAAACAGATGCAGCAAATCCAGCAGACGGGAAGCAACACTGCTGTTGTCCAAAACAAGGAGAACAATGTGTCCAGGCTGCAAAGGCCTCTTCACCAAAGAGAAACAGCTCTGCCGAATCAAAGTGGAAAATTGTCTGGTCTGTCAGGAGAGCCTGCCGGGAGAACTTGGCATCAGGGTTGTGTTCAAGACCATTACACCGAGTCAGGTCAGTTCATCGGAGTCAGAGGGGAGCACCACAGGCAGTACAATACAAGTACAATAGACTTCACCAATGATAGTTACCCTCACAATTTTGAGTATGACTATACTGGATCTTCTGAACCAGGACCAGAAGGGTCACATTGTTTCTCCAACCCCGCTTCAGAAAACAAATCGGACAGCGCAACTACCGTACGGGACGTCGACGTCAGCACGATGCTGAGGCAAATTAGAAGAGCGCTGGGTGTGAGGGAGCCATGTAGAGCAGATCGTGAAGCCAGGAGGCAGATCAGCCAGGTGGGTGGTGGTGACACCACACAACAGGCTAGTGCTGCAACTACATCTCTACAGTCGTCACAGGTCAACACCCCTGCAACTGCTGCCCACTCTGGAGTTTGTCCCTCCAGTGCTGCTCCTGCTAAGCCAAAACATACAATTtccaaagtgaaaaaagaaacgACTGAGTGTAGCAAGAAGAGCTCAGTGgtgacaggagagggagaattTCCGGAGGCCTTCGACAGCTCGACTTCACTCAGCCAGTGCGCGGTCAACACCACATCCACTAAGCCCAACCCAAACATCACCCCCAGGGTTCGAATTGCCCACAAACCGAACAAAACTCAAGGTGAGCCACTCATTCAGGGTTGGTTCAAGAGCGGCGTTCTCCCCCGCAAATCAGGGGCCAAGAGCTGGAGGGACATGTACAACGACATGAAAAGTAAGAAGCAGGACAACAACACAGGCATGTCCAG GTTTGGAATCACGTTGACAAACCCTCAGACTGACCAAGAAAGCTCATCACAACTGCAGGACAACGAGTGGCCTCTGTCTGAGGGTTTCCACTGGGAGTCGATCCCAGACAGTCCTTCAGGGCCACACATGACTGTACCTCCTCCGCCCCAGGACACGACCGATACTGACTCCCACAGGGAGACACAGTCAGATCCTCAGGTGCAGGAGCCTGACACCGCACAGCAGGTTGGTGGGAGCAGCAGTTCCACGGTAACAGCAACCTCTGTCAAGACAGAACCAAACCTGGAGGATGAGAACGGAGGTTTGAGAGACAACAGCAGTGCcaaaaagaggaaacacaacCCGGTAACA GATGATGGCATTTCTGACAAGGGACCAagtagaaagaagaaaacaaagtcaaacaagg ACCAGAATCAGATGGACCAGCTGTTGGCGGTGTCTCTGAGAGAGGACGAGCTCAGCCACTCGCTGCAGGACTTGGACAAGTCTCTGATCCAGGCCCGCAATGCCCTGCAAGCTGCCTACACAGAAGTCCAAAGACTCATGCTGTTGAGACAGCAG TTTACTGCTGAGGTCAACAGTCTGAGAGCCAAGCGCATTGAGATCCTGCAGGGGATGCAAG AAGGGTACTTGGGAGCATctaacacagcagagaaagctCCCACCCAGCAACCAAGACACTCTCCCCTTCCTTCCACCAGTGCCTTCACGACTTCCTCCAGCCAGCAAACGCCTGCCACATCCTCCTCACCGTCATCCATCACTCAGCCTCTTCCAACCCCCCTCGCTCTGCCAGCTGTGTCAGTAAAGAACGAAATCTGTCATCCACCCACAGCTGGACAGACTGATACACCTCACGTGCCTCTGAACCAACCTGTGCCCTTGTTTCCCTCTACTCTGCTCCCCCCACTGCTGCTCGGACCAACACACTTAGCTGCTCCCGCAGCCACTGCTGTCGCCGCCTCGACGTCAGTGAATGCACTTCTCCCTCCTGAGTTATGTGCCACGCAGCAGGTGCAAGAGAAGAAGGAGACGTTAAAGGGTTGCGTAAAGGAAGAGGCACGGCCAGTTGAAAGCGACTCAGCAGAAGAGACGGGAAGAAATCTTGGCAAAAAGCAAGCTAAAGGACGAgagtcagcagcagagaagtCTGTCCCGGAAAGAGATCAAAAGGTGTCTGCTGCAGCACCAGACGACGAGGACGAGAGCGACGACTCTTTGGAAATGATGGAGCCCTCTAACCAGGAGATTATCGACATTGACGAATCGGACAATGAGGACTCACCAGAGCCTCCTCAGAAGTCCGTCAGAGTGGAGTTCAGTTCTGCAAGCACGCAGACGTTTCAGAAAAAGGAAGATGACAG ACAAATTCCAATTTCTTTGCCAGTTAAAAACGCTGAAACCCCTGCAG AGTCTGTTGAGGATGAAGAGCCGTCCTTAGGAGCGTTTATGAATCATTCGGGCCCTGTCCACAGCCTGCAGGTCCACGATGGCCTCTTGTACACGTGTTCAGGGGACAACACTGCACGAGCCTACAGTCTGAAG AATAAGGAGTGTGTAGCAGTGTTTGAGGGTCACACAAACAAAGTCAACTGTCTGCTGGTGTCGACCCTCCCCAACATGCCGGCTCGCCTCTACACC GGATCCAGCGACCAGACCATCCGCTGTTTTAGCAtaaag TCAAAGAAGTGTCTGGAGCAGATCTCTTTACCAGACCGAgttttgtgtttgcacattGCCTGGAATACTTTGTATGTTGGGCTCGCCAATGGATCAGTTGCTAGCTATGATTTAAAG ACTCTGAAGCAGCTGGACATGTTAGACTGCCACGGCCCACGGGGGGTGAGCTGTCTGGGCACAGCGCAGGAGGGCGCCCGCCGGGTGCTGCTGGTGGGCTCCTACGACAGCACCATCAGCGTACGGGACGCCAAGAGCGGCCTGCTGCTGCGCTCACTGGAGGGTCACACCAAAACTGTGCTCTGTATGAAG GTGGTGAACGACCTGGTCTTCAGCGGCTCCAGTGACACATCTGTTCATGCCCACAACATCCAT ACTGGTGAGCTGGTTCGTATCTACAAGGGTCACGGTCACGCTGTCACGGCGATCGTCATCCTGGGGAAAGTGATGGTGACGGCCTGTCTGGATAAGCTGGTCCGAGTTTATGAGCTTCAG tCCCATGACCGCCTGCAGGTGTATGGGGGTCACAGTGATATGGTGATGTGCATGGCCGTCCACAAGAGTGTG ATCTACACAGGCTGTTACGACGGCAGTGTTCAAGCAGTGAAGCTCAACTTGATGAAAAACTGCCGCTGCTGG TGGCAGAATTGCTCGCTAATTTTCGGCATGGCGGAGCATCTCGTCCAGCACCTCACCAGAGATCACAGCAACCCGAACCTGCAGGCGGTCAGATGTCGCTGGAGAGGCTGCAACACTTTTTTTGCCACACAAGAGTCAGTTCGGCAG AACCTGCCTGAACACATGCAGAGCCATGTGGAGAACAACAGTAAGCTGCAGCCTTGA
- the churc1 gene encoding protein Churchill, with translation MCNGCVQKEYPDRGNTCLENGSYLMNYLGCASCHQRDFVLISNKATEDEDGEEIVTYDHVCKNCDHVIARHEYTFSVVDEYQEYTMLCMLCGKAEDSISVLPDDPRQSAPLF, from the exons atgtgcAATGGCTGTGTACAAAAAGAATATCCCGACCGG GGGAACACCTGTCTGGAGAATGGCTCCTACCTGATGAACTACCTGGGCTGTGCTAGCTGCCATCAGAGGGACTTCGTGCTGATCAGTAATAAAgccacagaggatgaagatggagaggagattGTCACATATGACC ATGTTTGTAAAAATTGTGACCATGTCATCGCTAGACATGAGTATACTTTCTCCGTTGTTGATGAATACCAG GAGTACACTATGCTCTGCATGCTGTGTGGAAAGGCAGAGGACTCCATCAGTGTTTTACCAGATGACCCCAGACAGTCCGCTCCTCTCTTCTAG
- the ttbk2b gene encoding LOW QUALITY PROTEIN: tau-tubulin kinase 2b (The sequence of the model RefSeq protein was modified relative to this genomic sequence to represent the inferred CDS: deleted 1 base in 1 codon), which produces MSGAGEHTDILSVADVVRDRWKVMRKIGGGGFGEIYEVLDQLSQATVALKVESAQQPKQVLKMEVAVLKKLQGKDHVCRFVGCGRNDRFNYVVMELQGRNLADLRRTMTRGTFSVSTTLRLGKQILEAIESIHSVGFLHRDIKPSNFAMGRLASTCRCCYMLDFGLARQFTNSSQEVRPPRPVAGFRGTVRYASINAHKNKEMGRHDDLWSLFYMLVEFMVGQLPWRKIKDKEQVGNLKETYDHRLMLKHLPSEFSAFLDHILTLDYFTKPDYQLLMSVFENAMKSHNVLENDPYDWEKCDSEDMLTITAAATTAQQLTRLTPAYLGMANASVLPGELQRENTEDVLQGERLSDADNCPPIPTPTTPGGDVWEEMDRNRNHKHAQQMIRKVVSEDEHSQNQGNQSPNTGSMQSSPRRVRSETMFLERAAPLLRRMRHSQSLAFEKRLAPEPKPTIERFLEAYLGKQRPVLSHVGEKSIPERGHGQQTPSCNEDHSGTATPDPEEGAASSGFVAVNLSPVPQEGDSQEWVMLELEQGSGSGGSKPPAETLHEDKPGTHTPAETENHSSEPQDGQSTAVPSSPVLSQMAMPGTWLLGHRRLPGMLGQMPSVIMGRPQMDQSSSCASQSPVQEKSDVIPLEAPSGKSDGLPEEILKDGGRLESAPVPAKGLTAHLTNDRDPESDSGLPDRSSEPNQQPQADTVGGAIESTVTFSSSPPPPLLRRRDSPLSPKLSRIPVRDPSAPMDSPSRDLNMERRHRWSSPVPGSPTHSPSPSLSCDNLPSALPRDRLSSERGSRSDCAGEDPLSLSSSSGSKSKIPRPVSATFVPEQLTSRFLPRPPPGKPPIRPCVDNRRRRLRVRASSTSDADFLASLTQLMQDRSGLLFSPPPRPRSSSSSLQRSLSSSPSRQELREGGALQGRSRSPSSFSGSPPPRHAHPQDGSGGQGQWGHSFRGRGLIHEGKGSGKVNR; this is translated from the exons ATGAGTGGGGCTGGAGAGCACACAGACATCCTGTCAGTGGCAGACGTGGtcagagacagatggaaagtG ATGAGGAAGATAGGTGGAGGTGGGTTTGGGGAGATCTACGAGGTCCTGGATCAGCTGAGCCAGGCCACTGTCGCCTTGAAGGTGGAGTCTGCTCAGCAACCCAAACAAGTGCTGAAGATGGAGGTAGCTGTGCTGAAGAAGCTTCAGG GCAAAGACCACGTGTGTCGTTTTGTGGGCTGTGGCAGGAACGATCGCTTCAACTATGTGGTGATGGAACTCCAG GGGAGGAATCTAGCAGATTTGCGCAGGACCATGACCCGCGGCACCTTCTCCGTCTCTACAACCTTAAGACTTGGAAAGCAGATATTAGAGGCCATTGAAAGCATCCACTCTGTAGGCTTCCTGCACCGTGATATTAAACCA TCTAACTTTGCGATGGGAAGACTAGCCAGTACCTGCAGATGCTGCTATATGCTTGACTTTGGTTTGGCCCGACAGTTCACCAACTCCAGCCAGGAAGTCCGTCCA CCTCGTCCTGTGGCAGGATTCAGAGGAACTGTGCGATACGCCTCAATCAATGCTCATAAGAATAAG GAAATGGGTCGTCATGATGACCTGTGGTCCCTTTTCTACATGCTGGTTGAATTCATGGTTGGTCAACTTCCCTGGAGGAAAATTAAAGACAAA gaACAAGTAGGAAATCTTAAAGAGACATATGACCATCGGCTCATGCTGAAGCACCTTCCCTCAGAGTTCAGTGCTTTCCTGGATCATATCTTGACCTTGGACTACTTCACTAAGCCCGACTATCAG CTCCTCATGTCAGTGTTTGAGAACGCTATGAAGAGCCACAACGTGCTGGAGAATGACCCTTACGACTGGGAGAAATGTGATTCGGAGGATATGCTGACCATCACTGCCGCAGCAACCACTGCTCAGCAGCTCACTCGCCTCACACCAGCGTACTTGGG CATGGCCAATGCTTCAGTGCTGCCAGGCGAGCTGCAGCGGGAGAACACCGAGGATGTCCTGCAAGGGGAGCGCCTCAGTGACGCTGACAACTGCCCCCCCATCCCCACGCCAACCACCCCCGGCGGAGATGTATGGGAAGAGATGGACCGCAACAGAAACCATAAACATGCCCAGCAGATGATCAGGAAG GTGGTGAGTGAGGACGAACACAGTCAAAACCAGGGGAACCAGAGTCCCAACACCGGCTCCATGCAGAGTTCTCCTAGACGGGTGAGATCAGAAACCATGTTCCTGGAACGGGCTGCACCGCTGCTCCGGAGGATGAGGCACAGCCAGAGCTTGGCATTTGAGAAGAGGCTCGCACCCGAACCCAAGCCCACAATCGAGCGCTTCCTTGAGGCCTA CCTGGGCAAACAGCGTCCAGTCCTTTCTCATGTCGGCGAGAAATCCATTCCTGAGAGGGGACATGGGCAGCAGACGCCCTCCTGCAACGAGGACCACTCTGGCACAGCGACCCCCGACCCCGaagagggcgcagcgagcagTGGCTTTGTGGCTGTAAATCTCAGTCCTGTGCCCCAAGAGGGAGACTCTCAGGAGTGGGTGATGCTGGAGCTGGAGCAAGGCAGCGGTTCTGGAGGAAGCAAACCTCCGGCAGAAACCCTGCACGAGGACAAGCCGGGCACCCACACACCCGCCGAGACTGAGAAT CATTCCTCTGAGCCGCAGGATGGCCAGTCCACCGCGGTGCCCAGCAGCCCCGTCCTGTCTCAGATGGCCATGCCCGGCACTTGGTTACTGGGCCACAGGAGGTTGCCGGGCATGCTGGGACAAATGCCCTCCGTCATCATGGGACGACCTCAGATGGACCAG TCCTCCAGTTGTGCGTCACAGTCACCTGTACAAGAGAAGAGCGATGTAATACCACTGGAGGCCCCATCTGGTAAATCTGATGGACTCCCAGAGGAGATCTTaaaggatggagggaggttGGAGTCAGCTCCAGTGCCAGCCAAAGGCCTCACAGCTCATCTTACCAATGACAGAGACCCAGAGAGTGATTCTGGTCTGCCTGATCGCTCCTCTGAGCCGAATCAGCAGCCCCAAGCTGACACGGTGGGGGGCGCTATAGAGAGCACCGTCACCTTTTCCTCCTCGCCACCACCGCCTCTGCTCAGGCGAAGAGACTCGCCCTTGTCGCCGAAACTGAGCCGAATCCCGGTGCGAGACCCCAGCGCCCCCATGGACTCTCCGAGCAGGGACCTCAACATGGAGAGGCGCCATCGCTGGAGCAGCCCAGTCCCCGGCTCCCCCACCCACTCACCCTCCCCGTCTCTGTCCTGCGACAACCTGCCCTCTGCTCTGCCGAGGGACAGGCTCTCCTCGGAGCGAGGCTCCAGGTCCGACTGTGCGGGAGAAgaccccctctctctgtcctcctcatcAGGTAGCAAAAGTAAGATCCCTCGTCCTGTGAGCGCCACCTTTGTACCTGAGCAACTCACAAGCAGGTTTCTGCCTCGGCCACCTCCTGGGAAACCACCTATCCGCCCGTGTGTGGACAACAG ACGGCGGCGGTTAAGAGTGCGTGCCAGCAGCACCAGTGACGCAGACTTCCTAGCCAGTCTGACGCAGCTGATGCAGGACCGCAGCGGGTTGCTCTTCAGCCCTCCTCCTCGCCCTcgcagctcctcctcctccctgcagcgCTCACTAAGCTCCTCCCCCTCCCGCCAGGAGCTGCGTGAGGGCGGGGCGCTACAGGGACGCAGCCGCTCTCCCTCCAGCTTCTCCGGGTCCCCTCCTCCTCGGCACGCTCACCCTCAGGACGGGTCTGGCGGGCAAGGTCAGTGGGGCCACAGCTTCAGGGGAAGGGGCCTGATCCACGAGGGCAAAGGCTCTGGGAAAGTGAATCGATGA
- the capn3b gene encoding LOW QUALITY PROTEIN: calpain-3b (The sequence of the model RefSeq protein was modified relative to this genomic sequence to represent the inferred CDS: deleted 1 base in 1 codon), which produces MPQAEADADKMGDMEHEGKVPLAEETKVKVLYETQASLGPDDKADYSPTGTNSIYSAILSRNEAVKDAKRLKTFLELRDKYVRKNVLFEDPLFPANDSSLFYSHKPLMKFEWKRPSEICENPQFIVDGANRTDICQGELGDCWLLAAIACLTLNEKLLYRVIPPDQSFTENYAGIFHFQFWRYGEWIDVVVDDRIPTCKNQLVFTKSFRKNEFWSALLEKAYAKLHGSYEALKGGNTLEAMEDFTGGVTEYFELSEAPKDLYNIMRKALERGSLMGCSIDIFSASDLETRTEQGLVKGHAYSIIGLAECDGVAKNTKIRLIRLRNPWGWVLWKGPWSANSKEWSTISIADKENLRKQTVESSEFWMSFDDFKRNFTKLEMCNLTPDTLQGDERHSWTVSVNEGRWVRGSSAGGCRNFPDTFWTNPQYRLQLYEEDDDPEDGQVVCTVVVALMQKGRRMQRHEGARFLAIGFSIYEVPKEMCGQNQHLQKDFFLYTASKAKSKTYINLREVTERFRLPPGEYVIIPTTFEAHKEGEFILRVFSEKQSTSEEAENTIGSAKMQQDKKKKGKPIVFVSDRARANKEIEHDGIQGEKRKKPKRKLLEPEEETEEEKKFRAIYQQIAGEDMQICANELKTVMKNVLARHSEIKTKEGFSLETCRSMIALMDTDGTGKLNLQEFKHLWKKIKEWQLIFKRYDKDKSCSISSFEMRNAIHDAGFHLNKQLYDIIAMRYADEHLNIDFDSYICCFVRLEGMFRAFNAFDKDGDGLIKLNVLEWLQLTMYS; this is translated from the exons ATGCCACAGGCTGAGGCAGACGCTGATAAGATGGGGGACATGGAACATGAAGGGAAAGTGCCTCTTGCGGAAGAGACAAAGGTGAAAGTGCTTTATGAAACTCAAGCATCACTCGGGCCTGATGACAAAGCTGATTATTCTCCCACTGGGACAAACTCAATCTACTCTGCCATTCTGAGCAGAAATGAGGCCGTCAAGGATGCCAAGCGTCTTAAAACTTTTCTGGAACTGCGAGACAAATATGTGAGGAAGAACGTTTTGTTTGAAGACCCTCTGTTCCCTGCAAATGATTCCTCACTCTTCTACAGTCACAAACCTCTGATGAAGTTTGAGTGGAAACGTCCTTCG GAAATTTGTGAAAACCCCCAGTTCATCGTAGATGGAGCCAACAGGACAGACATCTGTCAGGGAGAATTGG GTGACTGCTGGCTGCTCGCCGCCATCGCCTGTCTGACACTGAACGAGAAGCTGCTGTACAGAGTGATTCCCCCGGATCAGAGCTTCACTGAGAATTACGCCGGCATCTTCCATTTCCAG TTCTGGCGTTATGGCGAGTGGATCGACGTTGTTGTGGACGACCGCATCCCCACCTGCAAGAATCAGCTGGTGTTCACCAAATCTTTCAGAAAGAACGAGTTCTGGAGCGCTCTCTTGGAAAAAGCTTATGCAAA gttgcACGGGTCTTATGAGGCACTGAAAGGGGGGAACACCTTA GAAGCCATGGAGGATTTCACAGGTGGAGTGACCGAGTACTTCGAGTTGTCTGAGGCGCCCAAAGACCTCTACAACATCATGAGGAAAGCCCTGGAGAGAGGCTCACTGATGGGCTGCTCCATAGAT ATTTTTTCTGCCAGTGATCTGGAGACTCGGACCGAACAGGGGCTGGTCAAAGGCCACGCCTACTCCATCATCGGCCTGGCAGAG TGCGATGGGGTCGCAAAGAACACCAAAATTCGCCTGATTCGCCTGCGAAATCCCTGGGGTTGGGTGCTGTGGAAGGGACCCTGGAGTGCAAA TTCAAAGGAATGGTCGACGATTTCCATCGCAGACAAAGAGAACCTGAGAAAACAGACTGTGGAATCCAGTGAGTTCTG GATGTCTTTTGACGATTTCAAGAGGAACTTCACCAAGCTGGAGATGTGTAACCTAACCCCTGACACACTGCAGGGTGATGAAAGACACAGCTGGACAGTATCGGTCAATGAGGGTCGCTGGGTGAGAGGCAGCTCTGCCGGTGGCTGCAGGAACTTCCCAG acacattttggaCGAACCCTCAGTATCGGCTGCAGCTGTACGAGGAGGACGATGACCCGGAGGACGGACAGGTGGTTTGCACCGTCGTCGTAGCTCTGATGCAGAAAGGTCGGAGGATGCAGCGCCATGAGGGGGCCAGATTCCTCGCCATCGGGTTTTCCATCTACGAG gtgCCAAAGGAG ATGTGTGGACAGAATCAGCACCTGCAGAAGGACTTTTTCCTGTACACAGCCTCCAAAGCTAAAAGCAAGACCTACATCAACCTTCGAGAGGTAACAGAGCGTTTCCGCCTGCCCCCAGGAGAGTACGTCATCATCCCCACAACCTTTGAGGCCCATAAGGAGGGAGAGTTCATCCTCAGGGTCTTCTCTGAGAAGCAGAGCACGTCCGA gGAAGCGGAGAACACAATTGGTTCGGCCAAAATGCAG caagacaagaaaaagaaaggaaag CCTATTGTATTTGTGTCAGACAGAGCGCGCGCCAACAAAGAAATCGAGCATGACGGCATTCagggggagaagaggaagaaaccGAAG CGAAAACTGTTAGAACCTGAGGAggaaactgaggaggaaaaaaagttcAGAGCCATTTACCAACAGATTGCTGGTGAG gACATGCAGATCTGTGCCAATGAACTCAAGACGGTCATGAAGAACGTACTCGCCAGAC ATAGTGAAATAAAGACGAAAGAGGGTTTCAGTCTGGAGACGTGTCGGAGTATGATCGCCTTGATGGAC ACTGATGGGACAGGAAAGCTGAACCTGCAGGAGTTCAAGCACTTGTGGAAAAAGATTAAGGAGTGGCAG ctgatCTTCAAGCGTTATGATAAAGACAAATCTTGCTCCATCAGTAGTTTTGAGATGAGGAACGCTATTCATGATGCAG GGTTTCACCTCAACAAACAGTTATATGACATCATAGCGATGCGCTACGCGGACGAACACCTCAACATCGACTTTGACAGTTACATCTGCTGCTTTGTGAGGCTAGAGGGCATGTTCA GGGCTTTTAATGCCTTTGACAAAGACGGAGATGGACTAATCAAACTTAACGTCCTGGAG TGGCTTCAGCTGACCATGTACTCTTAG